In a genomic window of Zingiber officinale cultivar Zhangliang chromosome 9B, Zo_v1.1, whole genome shotgun sequence:
- the LOC122022989 gene encoding patatin-like protein 3 yields the protein MDYRQFLVISIGTGAHKQTERYSARESARWGLLEWLWNRGKSPLVQIFREATSDMVDIYASVVFQALKSEGNYLRIQDDTLTGTAASVDNSTKWNLRNLVRIGENLLEKPATRVNLETGQSVPVVDGEGGTMSNKERLVKFAKTLSDERKLRQENLIIYVEACESGSIFEGLMPEDLNVYVTTTSNVVESSWGTYCPGMDPPPPPEYMTCLGDLYSVAWMEDRFEFYT from the exons ATGGACTACCGTCAATTTCTGGTGATCTCGATTGGGACTGGAGCACATAAACAAACGGAGAGGTACAGTGCCCGAGAGAGCGCTCGATGGGGATTGCTTGAGTGGTTGTGGAACAGAGGAAAATCGCCACTCGTCCAAATTTTCAGGGAGGCGACCTCGGACATGGTGGATATCTATGCTTCAGTCGTTTTCCAAGCACTGAAAAGTGAGGGCAACTACCTTCGCATACAG GATGATACCTTGACTGGCACTGCGGCTTCGGTGGATAATTCAACAAAGTGGaacttaagaaatttagttcgGATTGGGGAGAATCTGCTGGAGAAGCCGGCGACGCGGGTGAACTTGGAGACTGGGCAATCGGTGCCGGTGGTGGATGGGGAGGGAGGAACAATGTCGAACAAGGAACGACTTGTTAAATTTGCCAAGACATTGTCAGATGAAAGGAAGCTTAGGCAAGAAAACTTG ATTATTTATGTGGAAGCATGTGAGAGTGGCAGTATCTTTGAAGGTTTAATGCCAGAAGACCTTAATGTATATGTGACAACAACATCCAATGTTGTTGAAAGCAGCTGGGGAACCTACTGTCCTGGGATGGATCCTCCACCACCACCGGAATATATGACTTGCCTTGGTGACTTGTACAGCGTTGCATGGATGGAAGACAGGTTTGAGTTTTATACCTAA
- the LOC122024609 gene encoding transcription factor bHLH94-like isoform X1, with protein MVVQMKASGAGGRRRQRWHRKRLKEEEEVVAETQRMIHIAVERNRRKQMNDYLAVLRSLMPPCYVQRPCLKVDQASIVGGAISFVKDLERSVEFLEAQKRIKHKSDATAGENMAAASDVEVSLQDRHANVKIFSRRRPRQLLSLVLAFHTLRLTPIHLNVTTIDAMVLYGFNLKVEDDCHFTSVDAIATAVHQIIARIREELS; from the exons ATGGTGGTGCAGATGAAGGCGTCTGGTGCTGGTGGCCGGCGCCGGCAGAGGTGGCACAGAAAGAGgttgaaggaggaggaggaggtggtggccGAGACACAGAGGATGATTCACATTGCGGTGGAGCGCAACCGCCGGAAGCAGATGAACGACTACCTCGCCGTCCTCCGTTCACTCATGCCGCCCTGCTACGTCCAAAGA CCATGTCTCAAGGTTGATCAAGCGTCCATCGTCGGAGGAGCGATCAGCTTCGTCAAAGATCTCGAGCGATCAGTCGAATTCCTGGAGGCTCAGAAGCGGATTAAGCACAAATCTGATGCAACCGCCGGCGAAAACATGGCAGCGGCCTCCGACGTCGAGGTCAGCCTCCAGGACCGCCATGCCAACGTCAAGATTTTCTCTCGGCGTAGGCCGAGGCAGCTGCTGAGCCTGGTGCTGGCCTTCCACACTCTCCGACTGACGCCGATCCACCTAAACGTCACCACCATCGACGCCATGGTCCTCTACGGCTTCAATCTCAAG GTGGAAGATGATTGCCATTTCACATCAGTGGATGCAATTGCCACTGCAGTTCACCAAATCATTGCAAGGATCCGAGAGGAATTAAGCTGA
- the LOC122024609 gene encoding transcription factor bHLH94-like isoform X2, whose protein sequence is MVVQMKASGAGGRRRQRWHRKRLKEEEEVVAETQRMIHIAVERNRRKQMNDYLAVLRSLMPPCYVQRVDQASIVGGAISFVKDLERSVEFLEAQKRIKHKSDATAGENMAAASDVEVSLQDRHANVKIFSRRRPRQLLSLVLAFHTLRLTPIHLNVTTIDAMVLYGFNLKVEDDCHFTSVDAIATAVHQIIARIREELS, encoded by the exons ATGGTGGTGCAGATGAAGGCGTCTGGTGCTGGTGGCCGGCGCCGGCAGAGGTGGCACAGAAAGAGgttgaaggaggaggaggaggtggtggccGAGACACAGAGGATGATTCACATTGCGGTGGAGCGCAACCGCCGGAAGCAGATGAACGACTACCTCGCCGTCCTCCGTTCACTCATGCCGCCCTGCTACGTCCAAAGA GTTGATCAAGCGTCCATCGTCGGAGGAGCGATCAGCTTCGTCAAAGATCTCGAGCGATCAGTCGAATTCCTGGAGGCTCAGAAGCGGATTAAGCACAAATCTGATGCAACCGCCGGCGAAAACATGGCAGCGGCCTCCGACGTCGAGGTCAGCCTCCAGGACCGCCATGCCAACGTCAAGATTTTCTCTCGGCGTAGGCCGAGGCAGCTGCTGAGCCTGGTGCTGGCCTTCCACACTCTCCGACTGACGCCGATCCACCTAAACGTCACCACCATCGACGCCATGGTCCTCTACGGCTTCAATCTCAAG GTGGAAGATGATTGCCATTTCACATCAGTGGATGCAATTGCCACTGCAGTTCACCAAATCATTGCAAGGATCCGAGAGGAATTAAGCTGA